The following proteins come from a genomic window of Phnomibacter ginsenosidimutans:
- the nuoH gene encoding NADH-quinone oxidoreductase subunit NuoH, translating to MTFSLLAITLDWALVLEKFLLILVVVSISLGFAMYSTYAERKVAGFLQDRLGPNRFGWFGLLQPVADAIKLFAKEDIIPNKANKVLFVLGPGLAMLAALMTSAVIPWGDTLTIGDRAVSLQIADINIGMLYVFAVVALGVYGVMIGGWSSNNKFSLLAAIRGASQNISYELAMGLSIIALVFVTGSLSLKDIVVSQQTIGWNFFLQPLGFLLFMICAFAECNRTPFDLPEAENELNFGYHQEYSSMKLGFYLFAEYINMFISSVIMSTLYFGGYDILPFVDETKWGLDPNVLTLLGFGALLIKTVFFVFFFMWVRWTIPRFRYDQLMNLGWKKLIPLALINMLITAAVVLYLQNGWPK from the coding sequence ATGACATTTTCACTATTAGCCATCACATTGGATTGGGCACTGGTGTTGGAGAAATTTTTGTTGATACTGGTGGTTGTATCTATCTCTCTGGGCTTTGCGATGTACAGCACTTACGCTGAGCGTAAGGTGGCTGGTTTTTTGCAAGACCGTCTTGGACCCAACCGCTTCGGCTGGTTTGGTTTGCTGCAGCCTGTGGCCGATGCCATCAAGCTTTTTGCCAAAGAAGACATCATTCCCAATAAAGCCAACAAGGTATTGTTTGTGCTTGGCCCGGGCCTGGCTATGCTGGCCGCCCTTATGACCAGTGCTGTTATTCCTTGGGGCGATACACTCACTATTGGCGACCGTGCTGTTAGTCTGCAAATAGCCGACATCAATATTGGTATGCTGTATGTGTTTGCCGTGGTAGCACTCGGTGTGTATGGTGTAATGATTGGCGGCTGGAGTAGCAACAACAAGTTTTCATTGTTGGCGGCTATCCGTGGTGCTTCGCAAAACATTAGTTACGAACTGGCTATGGGCTTGTCGATTATCGCCCTTGTATTTGTGACAGGTTCACTCAGCTTGAAGGATATCGTAGTATCGCAGCAAACCATAGGTTGGAATTTCTTTTTACAACCCCTCGGCTTTTTGTTGTTTATGATTTGTGCGTTTGCCGAATGTAACCGTACTCCATTTGACCTTCCCGAAGCTGAAAATGAATTGAACTTTGGTTACCATCAGGAGTATAGCTCTATGAAGCTGGGCTTTTACCTGTTTGCTGAATACATCAACATGTTCATCAGCAGTGTTATCATGAGCACACTCTATTTCGGCGGTTATGATATTCTTCCTTTTGTAGATGAAACAAAGTGGGGCCTCGATCCGAATGTGCTTACCCTGTTGGGCTTTGGTGCCTTGTTGATTAAGACCGTTTTCTTTGTATTCTTCTTCATGTGGGTACGCTGGACCATTCCCCGTTTCCGCTACGACCAGCTCATGAATTTGGGTTGGAAAAAATTGATTCCTTTGGCCCTCATCAATATGCTGATTACTGCCGCCGTGGTATTGTATCTGCAAAATGGCTGGCCTAAATAA
- a CDS encoding NADH-ubiquinone oxidoreductase-F iron-sulfur binding region domain-containing protein, producing MMHYEGLSDGGFATGSMMGSGGFIVLDEDQCIVKHTYTLARFYRHESCGQCSPCREGTGWMEKILWRLENGQGKLSDIDLLVDIQSKIEGNTICPLGDAAAWPVAAAIRHFRDEFEWHVNNPKECLQRNYGLAHYADPIHVPVTA from the coding sequence ATGATGCACTACGAAGGCCTGAGCGACGGTGGTTTTGCTACCGGCTCTATGATGGGTTCTGGTGGTTTTATTGTGTTGGATGAAGACCAGTGCATTGTAAAACACACTTATACATTGGCCCGCTTCTATCGTCATGAGAGTTGTGGTCAGTGTTCACCTTGCCGCGAAGGCACCGGCTGGATGGAAAAGATTTTGTGGCGCCTGGAAAATGGTCAGGGCAAACTGAGTGACATTGATTTGCTGGTAGACATTCAAAGCAAGATTGAAGGCAACACCATTTGCCCCTTGGGCGATGCGGCCGCATGGCCCGTGGCTGCTGCCATCCGTCATTTCCGCGATGAGTTTGAATGGCATGTGAACAATCCGAAGGAGTGCTTACAGCGCAACTACGGTTTGGCCCACTATGCCGATCCGATTCATGTACCGGTAACTGCGTAA
- a CDS encoding FkbM family methyltransferase produces MHQQAVGTKHETRSIALSHASGINKQFDVPGTDAVISVADIADVLAPGFDLVKMDIEGAEWPLLQRIATLNLLQKANYWMIELHALHAHTAEWATITALCTEQGYQMDRIDCVWHLYKMPDR; encoded by the coding sequence TTGCATCAGCAGGCTGTTGGCACAAAACACGAAACAAGATCCATAGCACTGAGCCATGCGTCGGGCATCAACAAGCAATTTGATGTGCCTGGTACTGATGCGGTGATTTCGGTAGCAGACATTGCAGATGTGTTGGCTCCCGGTTTCGACCTGGTGAAAATGGATATTGAAGGAGCAGAGTGGCCATTGCTGCAACGCATTGCCACACTCAACCTGCTGCAGAAAGCGAATTACTGGATGATTGAATTACATGCTTTGCATGCACATACTGCTGAATGGGCAACCATCACAGCTTTATGTACGGAACAAGGCTATCAAATGGATCGAATAGACTGTGTTTGGCATTTGTATAAAATGCCGGACCGCTAA
- the nuoI gene encoding NADH-quinone oxidoreductase subunit NuoI, with product MQPLTNRSKQVDRSPMTFSEKLYLPSIAKGMAITFSHLFKKRPTIQYPEQTRPFSQVFRGLHVLNRDEEGRERCTACGLCAVACPAEAITMEAAERQDGEENLYREEKYAAKYEINMLRCIFCGLCEEACPKDAIYLSETFAPANFNRQGFIYNKQELLIPNPVTEKEAYEKAAGGRVRKPVNE from the coding sequence ATGCAACCATTAACCAACAGATCGAAGCAGGTAGACCGCAGTCCGATGACTTTTTCGGAGAAGCTGTATCTGCCCAGTATTGCCAAGGGCATGGCCATCACATTTTCGCACCTTTTCAAAAAGCGCCCCACCATTCAGTATCCTGAGCAGACTCGTCCGTTCAGTCAGGTATTTCGTGGGTTGCATGTATTGAACCGCGACGAAGAAGGCCGTGAACGCTGTACCGCATGTGGGCTTTGTGCAGTGGCTTGTCCTGCAGAAGCCATTACAATGGAGGCAGCCGAACGCCAGGACGGTGAAGAAAACCTGTACCGTGAAGAAAAGTATGCCGCCAAGTATGAAATCAACATGCTGCGTTGCATTTTCTGTGGCTTGTGCGAAGAAGCTTGTCCGAAAGATGCCATTTACCTGAGTGAAACTTTTGCGCCAGCTAACTTCAACCGCCAGGGTTTCATTTACAATAAACAAGAACTGCTGATTCCCAATCCGGTGACAGAAAAAGAAGCTTATGAAAAAGCTGCCGGTGGCAGGGTTCGTAAGCCAGTGAACGAATAA
- a CDS encoding complex I 24 kDa subunit family protein — MSAETMDYVAGLLKLEPIEVYEVATFYTMYNLKPVGKHVFEVCHTGPCMLRGSDDILAYIKEKLGIGVGETTADGLFTLKTAECLGACGYAPMMQMGKYYKEHLTKEKVDRIIEECRAQAAANN; from the coding sequence TTGAGTGCCGAAACCATGGATTATGTAGCCGGCTTGCTGAAGCTGGAACCCATTGAAGTATATGAGGTAGCTACCTTCTACACCATGTACAATCTGAAGCCTGTTGGCAAGCATGTGTTTGAGGTTTGTCATACCGGACCTTGCATGCTGCGGGGTAGCGACGACATTCTGGCTTACATCAAAGAAAAGCTGGGCATTGGCGTAGGCGAAACAACTGCCGATGGTTTGTTTACCCTCAAAACTGCCGAATGCCTGGGTGCTTGCGGATACGCTCCCATGATGCAAATGGGTAAGTATTACAAAGAGCATCTCACCAAAGAAAAAGTAGACCGCATAATAGAAGAGTGCAGAGCTCAGGCAGCCGCCAACAACTAA
- a CDS encoding 2Fe-2S iron-sulfur cluster-binding protein, with the protein MSDQLLKVTIDNITVEVPNGTTILQAARKIGGDVTPPAMCFYTPLKGSGGKCRTCLVEVSKGSEKDPRPMPKLVASCRTTVMDGMEIKSITSQRVLDARAGVVEFLLLNHPLDCPICDQAGECHLQDLSYEHGKNGTRYEFQRRTFKKRDLGQYIQLHMTRCILCYRCVFTADQVSEKRVHGVLDRGDHAEIATYIEKNLNNEFIGNVIDVCPVGALTDKTFRFKNRVWFTKPMTAHRDCDKCCGEVTLWMRGDEVFRVTARKDEWGEIKTSEKTGKTGWICNDCRFDKKKASDWTIEGLAPIDRHSVIGQGKYKGLKKPEETIEKVLDGRKPRLLMDIHSVSEVNNPAIELSEINGPATSAVFKKNNHE; encoded by the coding sequence ATGTCGGACCAACTGTTGAAAGTAACCATTGATAACATTACGGTAGAAGTACCGAATGGCACCACTATTTTGCAGGCAGCCCGCAAAATTGGCGGTGATGTTACGCCGCCTGCAATGTGCTTTTACACGCCATTGAAAGGTAGCGGTGGTAAGTGCAGAACCTGCCTGGTGGAAGTGAGCAAGGGCTCTGAAAAAGACCCTCGCCCCATGCCGAAGCTGGTAGCCAGTTGCCGTACCACCGTAATGGATGGTATGGAAATAAAAAGCATTACCAGCCAGCGGGTGTTGGATGCCCGTGCTGGTGTGGTAGAATTTTTGCTGCTCAATCATCCGCTGGATTGCCCCATTTGCGATCAGGCCGGCGAATGCCACCTGCAAGACCTGAGCTACGAGCATGGCAAAAACGGTACCCGATACGAGTTTCAGCGCCGCACATTCAAAAAGCGTGACCTCGGCCAGTACATTCAACTGCACATGACGCGTTGCATTCTTTGCTATCGTTGCGTATTTACTGCCGATCAGGTTTCTGAAAAGCGGGTGCATGGTGTACTCGACCGTGGCGACCATGCTGAAATTGCTACGTACATTGAGAAGAACCTCAACAACGAATTCATTGGCAACGTCATTGACGTTTGCCCCGTTGGTGCATTAACTGATAAAACATTCCGATTCAAAAACCGTGTTTGGTTTACCAAGCCTATGACAGCACACCGCGATTGCGACAAGTGCTGCGGCGAAGTAACCTTATGGATGCGTGGCGATGAAGTATTTCGTGTAACAGCCCGCAAGGATGAATGGGGTGAAATAAAGACCAGCGAAAAAACAGGCAAGACCGGTTGGATTTGCAACGACTGCCGTTTTGATAAAAAGAAAGCCAGCGACTGGACCATAGAAGGACTGGCACCTATCGATCGTCATTCGGTAATTGGACAGGGTAAATACAAAGGCCTGAAGAAGCCGGAAGAAACCATTGAGAAAGTGCTGGATGGCCGCAAGCCTCGTTTGCTCATGGACATTCACAGTGTGAGTGAGGTAAACAATCCGGCGATTGAACTGAGCGAAATCAACGGTCCTGCAACCAGTGCTGTATTTAAGAAAAACAATCACGAATAA